Within Blastocatellia bacterium, the genomic segment GATTGCCGAAGCGAACGAGGTGGGATAGCATAGGACCTCAGCTAAAAGCACAGGAATGTGTATGCCCGCCGACCAGCCAATCCGTGTCGCTGTCGTTGAAGACCAGCGACTCATGCGCGAAGGCTTGCGCCTGCTCATTGACGGCAGCCCCGGTTATCGTTGCGTGGGTGCCTTCGGTTCGGTGGAAGAAGCGCTCCGCGTGATTGACCGGGAGGTGCCTGAGGTGATGCTGCTGGACATTGAGTTGCCGGGAATGTCGGGTTCTGAGGGCGTCCGCCTGCTGAAAGAAAAATACCCCGGTATTCAAATTCTCATGCTCACGATCTATGATGAGGATGATCGCGTGTTCGAATCAATCTGCAACGGAGCGTGTGGCTACTTGCTGAAGAAGACGCCGCCAGCGCGGCTGCTTGAGGCCATTCGGGAGGCTCACGAGGGCGGCTCGCCCATGACGCCGGAGATTGCTCGCAAAGTGGTCACCCTCTTTCAAAAAATCGGGCCGCCAGAAAAACTTGACCAACAACTGACCCCCCAGGAGGTTCGGTTGCTGAAGCTGCTGGCGCAGGGTCATAGCTACCAGGCCATCGCCGACCAGCTTCATGTCAGCATCAACACCATCCGCGAGTACATCCGCCGCGTCTACGACAAGCTCCACGTTCACTCCAAATCCGAGGCCGTCAGCAAAGCCCTCCGCAGTCGAATTATTTAGAGCAGTTTGCAAATGCGATCGTCCTGGGAGCGCGCGCTTCTCGCCGGCCTGTCCCCACACGATGCGGGCGCTCCCGGGGTACATGAGACTGGCCCGTCCAGCTCCCTGAACGTTACTGGCCCAATTACTGTCGCCAACACTTTATTCGCCGACGGTATTGCTGGCAAACTGATCCGGGCCGCCGACGATATCCCACACCCCATCGGCCAGAGTTACCCGGCCAGTCAATAGACCCGTCAACGCTGGAAATTTGTCTCTTCCACAGTTGACCTCCTCATGCTCAGTCTCTAGGGGTTACACAGGTCATGGACGACAAACAGCGGAGAACGGACACAGAGCAAAATCGCATGTTCATGCGATACCGTCCGCGCAAACGGGGTGTATACTGAGGCATCGCACTTGAAGGCGGAGGGCGCGATGCTCGATAGATAGCGGTCGAGTGAGGCCAGCTCGGGTGGATCACGCCAGCTACGGAGCACTGACCTTTTAAGATCTGACCCTTAGGAGGCCAGCTATGAGGGGTATCAAGCGGTTTGGCATAGTATTTCTCAGTTTCTCGTTGATTACCCTCACGGGACTACCATTGGGACCAGAGGGAAGGTTCATGGTGGCCGAGAATTTGAGCGCGTCTTGGCCGACGCGACCGAATGAGCGGCTGTCAGTCATTCAGCCAGGAGAATCGCGGCCACTGGCTCGCTCTGGTGATCGTCTGCCGCTCGCTGAGTGGTGTGCTCGTGAGCTGCCCCAAGAGCCACCGGCCACTCTGACGGTGCCGGCGGACGTGATGTGGAAATATGACGGGAACATCACCGAAAGTGGACAACGCCAGATCAACCATCTGGCCCTGTCGGTCACGCCGCGCCCGACCGCCGGCCCTTTGCCCGCCGAGGCGACGTCGTCGTCCCTTTCACCCATCACGGTTGAGTGGCCCGCGCCAGCCGAGCACAGCCTTCCGAGCGCCGCAGCACCGGCGCAGTCCTCGATCCTGGTGAACGTCTCTCCGACTAACGCTTTTGCTGGATCGGAGGTGACGGTCAGCGGGAAGGTGCCGGCGGTGCAGGTGCCCACCGTGCCAACGGTGCGCATCCTGTTTCGAGATTGCGAATTCACGCGCGGGTTGGGTGAAGCTCCGGTCAGTTCGGATGGATCCTTCAGCGCGAGAGTCAAGATTCCGTCTGATGCCACCACCGGCCCGCACGAACTCATGGTCACGGGTGGGAGCACGTCTGTCTCGAACACCCCTCCGCTATCAGGAAATTTTGTCGTTAACATCCCACCACTGCCGCCGGGCAGTATCTCCGGGACAATCTTGCTTGAGCGGGCCAGCGGCGGCGAAGACCCAGCCTTCCCTCAACCCTTTTGGCTCGATAATACCGAGAAAGAGGGTGGGCCAGGAAGCTTGTTCTCCGGTAAGACAGATTCGAACGGTCGTTTTTATTTCCCCAGCGTCCCGCCCGGCAAGTACAGTTTCATTGTGGTCCGAGGAGGCTACGTTTTCGAGACGTTTGTCGTCGTCAAAGCGTCTCAAGGCGGCCCCGTCCGGGTTCCTGCTCCCGTCATTGAGGTTAAGCCGGCTGAGGAGCTGACCGACGTCATCATCGTTGGAAAGCTTAGACCTGCGGGAGTGGGGGCCTGCATAGCCTGGAA encodes:
- a CDS encoding response regulator transcription factor — protein: MPADQPIRVAVVEDQRLMREGLRLLIDGSPGYRCVGAFGSVEEALRVIDREVPEVMLLDIELPGMSGSEGVRLLKEKYPGIQILMLTIYDEDDRVFESICNGACGYLLKKTPPARLLEAIREAHEGGSPMTPEIARKVVTLFQKIGPPEKLDQQLTPQEVRLLKLLAQGHSYQAIADQLHVSINTIREYIRRVYDKLHVHSKSEAVSKALRSRII